Proteins encoded together in one Anoxybacillus flavithermus window:
- a CDS encoding NAD kinase, with product MTERRNRMYFFHKHDDETTKQVQPLIALAKQYGFQVMDDAKHANIIVSVGGDGTFLQAVRKTGFRDDCLYAGISTSGSLSMYCDFHIHDTDKMIEAMTTEQIEVRKYPTIYVTVNDSTSFYCLNECSIRSSIIKTFVMDVFIDNLHFETFRGDGMIIATPTGSTAYNKSVNGAVVDPMLPCFQVSELASLNNNRYRTLGSSFILSGNRKLTLKVVQDGNDYPIIGMDNEALSIQHIEKIDIALSGKVIKTVKLKDNSFWEKVKRTFL from the coding sequence ATGACTGAACGCCGCAATCGCATGTATTTCTTTCATAAACATGATGACGAAACGACAAAACAAGTACAACCACTTATTGCCCTTGCTAAACAGTATGGATTTCAAGTCATGGACGATGCGAAGCACGCAAACATTATTGTAAGCGTAGGTGGAGATGGGACGTTTTTACAAGCCGTCAGAAAAACAGGCTTCCGTGACGACTGCTTATATGCCGGTATTTCGACGTCAGGTTCATTAAGTATGTATTGTGATTTTCATATTCATGATACGGACAAAATGATTGAGGCGATGACAACCGAACAAATTGAGGTGCGTAAATATCCAACGATTTATGTCACAGTCAACGACTCGACATCATTTTATTGTTTGAATGAATGTTCGATTCGTTCAAGCATTATTAAAACGTTTGTGATGGACGTATTTATTGACAACTTGCATTTCGAAACATTCCGTGGAGATGGAATGATCATTGCTACACCTACAGGAAGTACCGCCTACAATAAATCGGTTAATGGGGCAGTCGTCGATCCGATGCTCCCTTGCTTTCAGGTAAGCGAATTAGCGTCGTTGAACAATAACCGTTATCGCACTCTCGGCTCATCATTTATTTTAAGCGGAAATCGCAAATTAACATTAAAAGTTGTACAAGATGGCAACGATTATCCGATTATCGGGATGGATAATGAAGCGTTAAGTATTCAACATATCGAAAAAATTGATATTGCATTAAGCGGAAAAGTCATTAAAACAGTCAAATTAAAAGATAATTCATTTTGGGAAAAAGTAAAACGAACATTTTTGTAA